One Antiquaquibacter oligotrophicus genomic region harbors:
- a CDS encoding aminopeptidase P family protein, with the protein MSDTSTPARATANRSTTPRSETFAQYISSQWADRVEEVPELRPLAAAAARRRERISALHPGARLIIPAGGPKQRSNDTDYPFRAHSAFAHLTGWGADSVPGAVLVMEPSGDGHDSTLYFREAAGRDTDEFYANSDIGEFWTGSRPSLVHVSAELGLETRAIGELATVLETTDATTRIVREADRDLTDQVDARRFDATDVDAAFDADLERDLSELRLVKDELEIAELRAAVAATKHGFDDVIADLPEVIAHSRGERLVEGTFNRRARAEGNTVGYDTIAASGPHACILHWTRNDGPVVPGDLILIDAGIELESYYTADITRTLPVSGRFTAIQRQIYEAVLDAADAAFSIVRPGIRFREIHAAAMAVIAERTAEWGLLPVTAEESLQPDHQYHRRYMVHGTSHHLGLDVHDCAQARRELYLDGVLEEGMVFTIEPGLYFQPDDLSVPEIYRGIGVRIEDNILVTADGAENLSAGIPRTADDVEAWLRR; encoded by the coding sequence ATGTCCGACACCTCGACACCCGCCCGCGCGACAGCCAACCGTTCCACGACCCCACGGTCGGAGACGTTCGCCCAGTACATCTCGTCGCAGTGGGCGGACCGGGTGGAGGAGGTGCCGGAGCTCCGACCGCTCGCGGCAGCCGCGGCCCGGCGCCGCGAGCGCATCTCGGCGTTGCATCCGGGCGCTCGCCTCATCATTCCGGCAGGCGGGCCGAAGCAGCGCTCCAACGACACGGATTACCCGTTCCGTGCGCACTCCGCCTTCGCGCACCTCACCGGCTGGGGCGCCGATTCGGTACCTGGTGCCGTGCTGGTGATGGAACCGAGTGGTGACGGGCATGACAGCACGCTCTACTTCCGTGAGGCCGCCGGTCGCGACACCGACGAGTTCTACGCGAACTCCGACATCGGCGAATTCTGGACGGGATCTCGCCCGTCATTGGTTCATGTGTCGGCCGAACTGGGACTCGAAACGCGAGCCATTGGCGAACTGGCGACCGTGCTCGAGACGACGGATGCCACAACCCGCATCGTGCGCGAAGCCGACCGTGACCTCACCGACCAGGTCGATGCCCGACGCTTCGATGCCACCGATGTGGATGCCGCGTTCGACGCCGACCTCGAACGAGACCTCAGCGAACTGCGCCTCGTGAAGGACGAGCTGGAGATCGCCGAGCTGCGGGCCGCCGTCGCCGCCACCAAACACGGCTTCGACGATGTCATCGCCGACCTCCCCGAGGTCATCGCGCATTCGCGAGGCGAGCGACTCGTCGAGGGCACCTTCAACCGCCGGGCGCGGGCCGAAGGCAACACGGTGGGGTACGACACGATCGCAGCCTCGGGACCGCACGCGTGCATCCTGCACTGGACACGCAACGACGGACCGGTTGTGCCAGGAGACCTCATCCTCATCGATGCGGGCATCGAACTGGAGAGCTACTACACCGCGGATATCACCCGCACGCTGCCGGTGTCCGGCCGCTTCACGGCGATCCAGCGCCAGATCTACGAAGCGGTGCTGGACGCGGCCGATGCAGCCTTCTCGATCGTTCGGCCGGGCATCCGGTTCCGCGAGATCCACGCCGCGGCGATGGCGGTGATCGCCGAGCGCACCGCCGAGTGGGGTCTGCTGCCGGTGACCGCCGAGGAGTCGCTGCAGCCCGATCACCAGTACCACCGCCGCTACATGGTGCACGGAACGTCCCATCACCTGGGACTCGACGTACACGATTGCGCGCAGGCCCGCCGCGAGCTCTACCTCGACGGGGTGCTCGAGGAGGGCATGGTGTTCACGATCGAGCCGGGGCTGTACTTCCAGCCCGACGACCTGAGCGTTCCGGAGATCTACCGCGGCATCGGGGTGCGCATCGAGGACAACATCCTGGTGACGGCGGATGGCGCGGAGAACCTCTCGGCGGGCATCCCCCGCACCGCCGACGACGTGGAGGCCTGGCTCCGCCGCTGA
- a CDS encoding general stress protein, translated as MSTPSGFGRKPLTPALPKGDVLGTYETYAEAQSVVDRLSKAEFDVKDLSIVGNDLKTVEHVTGKLTYGRAALAGAASGAWLGLFFGLVLSIFSPPSPQSFSIVGAALLIGAGFGMIFGIVSYAVTRRRRDFTSTHQVLASNYQIIISPELTAKAQQTLAEHPRQD; from the coding sequence GTGAGCACACCGAGCGGCTTCGGTCGCAAGCCCCTTACTCCGGCCCTCCCCAAGGGTGACGTTCTCGGTACCTACGAGACCTACGCCGAGGCGCAATCCGTGGTGGACAGGCTCTCGAAAGCCGAGTTCGACGTCAAAGACCTGAGCATCGTCGGCAACGACCTGAAGACGGTCGAGCACGTCACCGGCAAGCTCACCTACGGCCGTGCGGCGCTCGCCGGTGCGGCCTCCGGAGCGTGGCTGGGACTCTTCTTCGGCCTCGTGCTGTCGATCTTCTCGCCGCCCTCGCCGCAGTCCTTCTCCATCGTGGGTGCGGCGCTGCTCATCGGTGCCGGATTCGGCATGATCTTTGGCATCGTCAGCTACGCGGTCACCCGACGCCGTCGCGACTTCACCTCCACACACCAGGTGCTCGCGTCGAACTACCAGATCATCATCTCGCCGGAGCTCACCGCCAAGGCGCAGCAGACCCTCGCGGAGCACCCCCGCCAGGACTAG
- a CDS encoding magnesium transporter MgtE N-terminal domain-containing protein translates to MSTTRAFAARLVGCSVFDPNGDKVGKVRDILVVNRAKASPRVVGMIVEVPGKRRVFLSIGRITSIGSGQIITTGLINLRRFEQRGGEVRVIAELLGRRVSLADGSGTAQIEDVAIEEVGLGDWEIGQVFLRRPRTGPSPFGKGATVFASWSEIADDTAPGEAQSATQLVASFADLLPADLANVMLDLPETRMIEVAEELSDDRLADVLEEMPEAEQVDILAHLDDERAADVLDQMQPDDAADLIAQLSSERGEALLDLMEPEEAEDVRFLLTYAPDTAGGLMTNEPIIVSSDATVAEGLALIRRHELAPALGAAVCVTLPPYEAPTGRFLGIVHFQRMLRYPPSERLGTLIDATLEPVHADTSAAEVSRILASYNLVSVPVVDENHRLVGVVTIDDVLDYLLPDDWRSTNDEPELQPTTTASVPVKGRRTRNGTR, encoded by the coding sequence GTGAGTACGACGAGAGCTTTCGCCGCCCGGCTGGTGGGTTGCTCCGTTTTCGACCCCAACGGCGACAAGGTCGGCAAGGTCCGCGACATCCTCGTCGTCAATCGCGCTAAGGCTTCGCCTCGTGTCGTCGGCATGATCGTGGAGGTGCCCGGCAAGCGCCGCGTCTTCTTGTCGATCGGTCGCATCACGAGCATCGGTTCGGGCCAGATCATCACGACGGGCCTCATCAACCTGCGCCGTTTCGAGCAGCGCGGTGGTGAGGTGCGTGTCATCGCCGAGTTGCTCGGTCGCCGCGTGAGCCTCGCCGACGGTTCCGGCACGGCCCAGATTGAGGATGTCGCGATCGAGGAGGTCGGCCTCGGCGACTGGGAGATCGGTCAGGTCTTTCTCCGCCGCCCCCGCACCGGCCCGTCGCCGTTCGGCAAGGGCGCGACCGTGTTCGCGTCGTGGTCGGAGATCGCGGATGACACAGCCCCGGGTGAGGCGCAGTCCGCCACCCAGCTCGTGGCGAGCTTCGCGGACCTCCTGCCCGCCGACCTCGCCAACGTCATGCTCGACCTCCCGGAAACCCGCATGATCGAGGTCGCCGAGGAACTCTCCGACGACCGTCTCGCCGACGTGCTGGAGGAGATGCCCGAGGCTGAGCAGGTGGACATCCTCGCCCACCTCGATGATGAGCGCGCCGCCGACGTGCTCGACCAGATGCAACCGGATGACGCGGCCGACCTCATCGCGCAGCTCTCCAGTGAGCGCGGCGAGGCCCTGCTCGACCTCATGGAGCCCGAAGAGGCCGAGGATGTGCGCTTCCTCCTCACCTACGCCCCCGATACGGCGGGTGGCCTCATGACGAACGAGCCCATCATCGTCTCTTCCGACGCGACGGTCGCCGAGGGTCTCGCCCTCATCCGCCGCCACGAGTTGGCGCCGGCGCTCGGTGCTGCCGTGTGCGTCACCCTGCCGCCGTACGAGGCACCGACGGGCCGATTCCTCGGGATCGTGCACTTCCAGCGGATGCTGCGCTACCCGCCGAGCGAACGCCTCGGCACCCTCATCGATGCCACCCTCGAGCCGGTTCACGCGGATACGAGCGCGGCGGAGGTGTCGCGCATCCTCGCGAGCTACAACCTGGTCTCGGTTCCCGTCGTCGACGAGAACCACCGTCTGGTCGGGGTGGTGACCATTGACGATGTCCTCGACTACCTCCTGCCGGACGACTGGCGAAGTACCAACGACGAACCCGAGTTGCAACCGACGACGACAGCATCCGTACCCGTGAAGGGAAGGAGGACCCGCAATGGCACGCGTTAG
- a CDS encoding DUF1003 domain-containing protein has product MARVSRNDNRLDSPKGLRSALPRFESRDRTGRFSEAFARAMGTPWFLIGLTVFVTVWLVYNSVAPLEYQFDPRLTNFTLLTLILSLQASYAAPLILLAQNRQDDRDRVQIEQDRQRAERNLNDTEYLAREVVALRLAVKDLASKDFLRAELRSLLEELDKAKSDEADAVKDAPQKDTAG; this is encoded by the coding sequence ATGGCACGCGTTAGCCGAAACGACAATCGACTCGACTCCCCGAAGGGCCTGCGTTCAGCCCTCCCCCGCTTCGAAAGCCGCGACCGAACGGGTCGATTCTCGGAGGCTTTCGCGCGCGCGATGGGCACCCCGTGGTTCCTCATCGGCCTGACGGTGTTCGTGACCGTGTGGCTCGTCTACAACTCGGTGGCTCCGCTCGAGTACCAGTTCGACCCGCGGCTCACCAACTTCACGCTCCTGACGCTCATCCTCTCCCTGCAGGCGTCGTATGCCGCGCCGCTCATCCTGTTGGCACAGAACCGGCAGGATGACCGCGACCGTGTGCAGATCGAGCAGGATCGTCAGCGCGCCGAGCGCAACCTCAACGACACCGAGTACCTCGCGCGCGAGGTGGTGGCGCTGCGCCTCGCCGTGAAGGATCTGGCCAGCAAGGACTTCTTGCGCGCCGAACTGCGCTCGCTGCTTGAGGAGCTCGACAAGGCAAAGTCCGACGAAGCGGATGCCGTCAAGGATGCCCCGCAGAAGGACACCGCCGGGTGA
- a CDS encoding Mrp/NBP35 family ATP-binding protein, producing the protein MTDRSRLIHAALSRVVDPEIRKPITELDMVGAIEVAGSTASVDLKLTIVGCPAADTIERDVRAAVLGVEGIEAIDLTVGVMSREQRDALTARLKGNRTSAFGPDSLTRVVCVTSGKGGVGKSSLTAGLAVSLAQSGLRVGLMDADVFGFSIPGLLGIPHAKPTRVGELILPPVAHGVKVISIGMFTEPGTAVSWRGPMLHRTMQQFLTDVFFGDLDVLLIDLPPGTGDVAISLGQLLPQAEVLVVTTPQAAAADVAERSAIVARQTGQTVIGVVENMAGLVQPDGSVLDVFGAGGGEAVASRLDVPLLGSIPLSVALREGGDSGMPVVLANPDDPAARAITELAATVAGRGRGLAGRKLGLSVT; encoded by the coding sequence GTGACCGATCGTTCGCGCCTGATCCACGCGGCGCTCTCCCGCGTCGTCGACCCCGAGATCCGTAAACCCATCACCGAGCTCGACATGGTCGGTGCTATCGAGGTGGCGGGGAGCACGGCATCCGTCGATCTGAAGCTCACGATTGTGGGCTGCCCTGCCGCCGACACGATCGAGCGTGATGTGCGCGCTGCCGTGCTCGGCGTGGAAGGCATCGAGGCGATCGACCTCACCGTGGGTGTCATGAGTCGCGAGCAACGCGACGCCCTGACCGCCCGACTGAAGGGCAATCGAACGTCGGCGTTCGGACCCGATTCCCTCACGCGGGTCGTGTGCGTCACGAGCGGCAAGGGCGGCGTCGGCAAGTCGTCGCTCACCGCGGGGCTCGCGGTGTCGCTCGCGCAGAGCGGTTTGCGGGTCGGGCTCATGGATGCCGATGTCTTCGGTTTCTCGATCCCCGGGCTGCTCGGCATCCCGCACGCCAAGCCCACCCGCGTCGGTGAGCTCATCCTGCCCCCCGTCGCTCACGGCGTGAAGGTGATCTCGATCGGCATGTTCACGGAGCCCGGTACCGCTGTGTCATGGCGCGGACCGATGCTGCACCGCACGATGCAGCAGTTCTTGACCGATGTCTTTTTCGGCGACCTTGACGTCTTGCTCATCGACCTGCCGCCCGGCACGGGCGATGTGGCAATCTCGCTCGGGCAATTGCTGCCGCAAGCGGAGGTTCTCGTGGTGACGACACCGCAGGCCGCTGCGGCCGACGTCGCCGAACGTAGTGCGATCGTGGCCCGTCAGACCGGCCAGACGGTGATCGGCGTCGTCGAGAACATGGCGGGTCTGGTGCAACCGGACGGCTCTGTGCTCGATGTTTTCGGTGCGGGTGGTGGAGAGGCGGTCGCGTCGCGGCTGGACGTTCCGCTCCTGGGGTCGATTCCGCTGAGTGTTGCCCTGCGCGAGGGCGGGGACTCAGGGATGCCCGTGGTGCTGGCGAACCCCGACGACCCCGCCGCGCGGGCGATCACCGAGCTGGCCGCGACCGTCGCTGGGCGTGGTCGCGGCCTCGCGGGGCGCAAGCTCGGGCTGAGCGTCACCTAG
- a CDS encoding LysR family transcriptional regulator, with protein MDIRRLELLRELADRGSVTAVARATHRTASAVSQQLKVLEREAGVPLTERSGRGIHLTAAGRELARTATDVAIAIERAEAVWEDFRSQPRGEVTLATFPSGGQMLLPGLLTAVDALPGLTLACSDLDHFLDEPEDLTADFDVVVIDSPDLQPEWTHKRLSVTELMWEPLDVALPENHPLGSKRALKPGDLTDETWIGVPAGLPFDRILRDIEAANGTPARIAQRIADNGVVEALVAAGHGIAILPRFTTRDRENGLITRPLEGIRSRRLISALTRPDRAERPSVRAVVRALSDIASRFARDHATG; from the coding sequence ATGGACATCAGGCGCTTGGAGTTGCTCCGTGAGCTGGCCGACCGTGGCTCGGTGACCGCGGTCGCACGGGCCACACATCGCACGGCATCCGCGGTGTCGCAGCAGCTCAAGGTGCTCGAGCGCGAGGCCGGTGTGCCGCTCACGGAGCGCTCGGGGAGGGGCATCCATCTCACCGCCGCCGGACGCGAACTCGCCCGCACGGCGACCGATGTGGCGATCGCCATCGAGCGGGCGGAGGCGGTGTGGGAGGACTTCCGATCCCAGCCGCGGGGAGAAGTGACGCTGGCAACCTTTCCCTCGGGTGGCCAGATGCTGCTGCCCGGCCTTCTGACCGCGGTGGATGCCCTGCCCGGTCTCACCCTGGCGTGCAGCGATCTCGATCATTTCCTCGACGAGCCCGAAGATCTCACCGCCGACTTCGACGTCGTGGTGATCGACTCCCCCGACCTGCAGCCCGAGTGGACACACAAACGTCTGAGTGTGACGGAGCTCATGTGGGAGCCGCTCGACGTCGCTCTGCCCGAGAATCATCCGCTGGGCTCGAAGCGCGCGCTGAAGCCCGGAGACCTCACCGACGAGACCTGGATCGGAGTGCCAGCGGGTCTCCCCTTCGATCGAATCCTGCGCGACATCGAAGCCGCGAACGGAACCCCCGCGCGCATTGCCCAGCGCATTGCCGACAACGGTGTTGTGGAGGCGCTCGTCGCGGCCGGGCACGGCATCGCGATCCTTCCCCGTTTCACAACCCGCGACCGCGAGAACGGGCTCATCACGCGGCCGCTGGAGGGCATCCGTTCGCGTCGTCTCATCTCGGCTCTCACCCGGCCGGACCGCGCGGAGCGACCCTCTGTTCGTGCCGTTGTGAGAGCGCTCAGCGATATCGCGTCGCGGTTCGCGCGCGATCACGCCACCGGATGA
- a CDS encoding succinic semialdehyde dehydrogenase: MTDTAVASAYDDLTADLVATSGETVTVIAPFTGEPLVELPQSSETDVASAAEAAREAQVAWFAAGAAYRREVLLRGHDLLLERRRTLLDLNQLETGKTRAQAFEEVVQAANTARYVALTAPALLRPQRRKGVLPVVTRASVDYVPKGVIGIITPWNYPVSLAGMDVLPALAAGNAVVQKADNQAALSVLALRRAFVDAGVPEALWSVVAGPGDTVGNAVVDVSDYVCFTGSTATGRKVAERAARALHGASLELGGKNPIIVLDDADLEKAAAGVAFGAFSALGQLCVSMERVYVERGIADAFIPLLVERVKALHQGPALDYSTDVGSLTSAAQLERVEAHVSDAVSKGATVLAGGTRREDLGPFFYEPTVLTDVTPDMSCFAGETFGPVLSVYIVDDEDDAIRRANDSEYGLNASVFSRSLTRAHAVARQLDAGIVNLNEPYRAAFGSVDAPMGGMKASGLGRRNGPEGILRFVDTRTIGEATVLFQMPRTGREMEQLLPVVMTLLKTMRTLRLR; encoded by the coding sequence ATGACTGACACCGCCGTTGCTTCCGCCTACGACGATCTGACCGCCGACCTCGTGGCGACCTCGGGCGAGACCGTGACCGTGATCGCCCCCTTCACGGGCGAGCCCCTCGTCGAGTTGCCGCAGTCGTCTGAGACGGATGTCGCGTCGGCCGCCGAGGCGGCGCGGGAGGCGCAGGTCGCATGGTTCGCGGCCGGTGCTGCGTACCGTCGAGAGGTACTGCTGCGCGGCCACGATCTGCTCCTCGAGCGTCGCCGAACCCTGCTCGACCTCAACCAGCTCGAGACCGGCAAGACCCGTGCTCAGGCGTTCGAGGAGGTTGTGCAGGCCGCCAACACCGCGCGATACGTGGCTCTCACGGCGCCCGCCCTGCTCCGCCCGCAGCGGCGCAAGGGTGTGCTGCCGGTCGTCACACGCGCGAGCGTCGACTACGTGCCGAAGGGCGTGATCGGCATCATCACACCCTGGAACTACCCCGTGTCGCTCGCCGGGATGGACGTGCTCCCCGCACTCGCGGCAGGCAACGCCGTCGTGCAGAAGGCCGACAACCAGGCGGCACTGAGCGTTCTCGCGCTGCGGCGTGCGTTCGTCGACGCCGGAGTACCGGAAGCGCTGTGGAGCGTGGTCGCGGGGCCTGGGGACACGGTGGGTAACGCTGTGGTCGATGTGTCCGACTATGTGTGTTTCACCGGTTCTACGGCGACGGGACGCAAGGTCGCGGAGCGTGCTGCGCGGGCTTTGCACGGGGCATCCCTCGAACTGGGCGGCAAGAACCCCATCATCGTGCTCGACGACGCGGACCTCGAGAAGGCCGCCGCGGGTGTCGCCTTCGGCGCGTTCAGCGCGCTCGGCCAGCTGTGCGTCTCGATGGAGCGCGTGTATGTGGAGAGGGGCATCGCCGACGCCTTCATCCCGCTGCTCGTCGAACGCGTGAAGGCGCTGCACCAGGGCCCCGCGCTCGACTACAGCACGGATGTCGGCTCCCTCACCTCCGCGGCACAGCTCGAGCGCGTCGAGGCACACGTGTCCGACGCGGTCTCGAAGGGCGCGACGGTGCTGGCCGGCGGCACGCGCCGCGAGGACCTCGGCCCGTTCTTCTACGAGCCGACGGTGCTCACGGATGTCACGCCCGACATGTCGTGCTTCGCTGGCGAGACCTTCGGCCCTGTGCTGTCGGTGTACATCGTGGACGACGAGGATGACGCGATCCGACGCGCAAACGACTCCGAGTACGGCCTCAACGCGTCCGTCTTCAGCCGATCCCTCACGCGTGCCCACGCCGTCGCGCGACAGCTGGACGCGGGCATCGTGAACCTCAACGAGCCCTACCGCGCCGCCTTCGGCAGCGTGGATGCACCGATGGGCGGCATGAAGGCATCAGGCCTCGGTCGGAGAAACGGGCCGGAGGGGATCCTCCGCTTCGTCGACACCCGCACGATCGGGGAGGCGACCGTGCTGTTCCAGATGCCGCGCACCGGCCGCGAGATGGAGCAGCTACTACCCGTGGTGATGACGCTGCTCAAGACGATGCGCACCCTCCGCTTGCGCTGA
- a CDS encoding Imm26 family immunity protein, which yields MTEQETNLAKLRGSRKVPSTGDVFTLLMPQVGYLFGRVMGDEHDLAAAPMPNCYLIYIYNVVSDEPTPDVSQFSPQGLAMPPVFINRMPWTKGYFQAAGTSEVSSDDYVVDPCYWDAPKRSYVDDRRDKIPVPADVERCGSWGLVSYRWLDDHLSDALGLQRAPLTAEDASELANLTPLRPEYWIAPRWLTTQRRKLKE from the coding sequence GTGACCGAGCAAGAAACAAATCTGGCGAAGTTGAGGGGCTCGCGTAAGGTGCCGAGCACTGGTGACGTCTTCACGTTGTTGATGCCCCAGGTGGGGTACTTGTTTGGTCGGGTGATGGGGGACGAACACGACCTGGCTGCGGCGCCCATGCCAAACTGCTACCTCATCTACATCTACAACGTGGTCTCCGACGAGCCCACGCCTGACGTTTCGCAGTTCTCTCCCCAGGGACTTGCAATGCCGCCCGTGTTCATCAATCGGATGCCGTGGACGAAGGGGTACTTTCAGGCCGCGGGCACAAGCGAAGTAAGTTCAGACGACTATGTAGTCGATCCGTGCTACTGGGACGCTCCCAAGCGGAGTTACGTCGACGATCGGCGGGACAAGATTCCTGTCCCTGCGGACGTGGAGCGGTGTGGCTCCTGGGGGCTTGTAAGTTACAGATGGCTGGACGATCACCTCAGCGATGCGCTTGGTCTGCAGAGGGCGCCCCTCACGGCAGAGGACGCAAGCGAGCTCGCGAATCTCACACCGCTCCGCCCCGAGTACTGGATCGCGCCACGATGGCTCACGACGCAACGGCGAAAACTTAAGGAGTGA
- a CDS encoding RHS repeat-associated core domain-containing protein, producing the protein MQNLTQAWTAGYPYCYATPTPTTLGSAAPYWKSWSVDPVTGNREELIDHYSGGAGVDTVDTYSYPTTGDQPHTLTGISTSVDGGAPTAQAFTYDESGNLVESDNLSLTWDAQNRLEKIETDTSEEQDNVYSASGGLLLRQDSVEGTTLYLGSTELNIPAGSSTVSALRTYSIAGQTVAEREATAGVSGFTLRWLSMDVVGTSKVSIDATTGAATRRHTDPFGVSTNPSSFSTPWPSSHGYLNAPESDTTGLTRLGAREYDPARGRFISVDPVLAPMNPQQNNGYSYAANNPVANADASGLCYTPMDKKACDHYTDSWKKYHESLKGGGGDGGGGGSDAPGSPGNGSGGGEGGGEPQWWNPFTWSGDTWQDVGAMAAGIAVTIALTAAVVGAVGCTAVTFGVCGAVIIGVGIAAGAAGAAVTYGLQVARRAPKASARRYWEVPSEEPYPASAAHWARFYRLWRNSSMDS; encoded by the coding sequence TTGCAGAATCTCACGCAGGCGTGGACTGCTGGTTATCCGTATTGTTATGCAACTCCTACTCCGACGACGTTGGGTTCGGCGGCGCCCTATTGGAAGAGTTGGTCGGTTGATCCGGTCACGGGTAACCGTGAGGAGCTCATCGATCATTACTCCGGTGGTGCTGGTGTCGACACGGTGGACACGTACAGCTACCCGACTACGGGTGATCAGCCGCACACTTTGACGGGTATTTCCACGTCGGTGGATGGGGGTGCCCCGACGGCGCAAGCGTTCACGTACGACGAGTCCGGCAATCTGGTCGAGAGCGACAATCTGTCGTTGACGTGGGATGCGCAGAACCGGTTGGAGAAGATCGAGACCGACACATCCGAGGAGCAGGACAATGTCTACTCCGCTAGTGGTGGTCTGTTGTTGCGGCAGGACAGTGTTGAGGGGACGACTCTGTATTTGGGGTCGACTGAGCTGAATATTCCTGCGGGGTCGTCGACGGTGTCGGCGTTGCGCACGTATTCGATTGCCGGGCAGACGGTGGCTGAGCGGGAGGCGACTGCTGGTGTTTCCGGGTTCACGCTGCGGTGGTTGTCGATGGATGTTGTGGGCACGTCCAAAGTGTCCATTGATGCCACCACGGGTGCTGCGACCAGGCGTCACACGGACCCGTTCGGTGTGTCGACGAACCCGTCATCGTTCAGCACGCCGTGGCCGTCCAGCCACGGGTATTTGAACGCACCCGAGTCCGACACGACTGGGCTGACCAGGTTGGGGGCACGCGAATACGACCCGGCACGGGGACGGTTCATCTCTGTTGATCCGGTGTTGGCGCCGATGAATCCGCAGCAGAACAACGGGTACTCGTACGCAGCGAACAATCCTGTCGCTAACGCTGACGCGTCGGGTCTTTGTTACACGCCAATGGATAAGAAGGCGTGCGATCACTACACCGACAGCTGGAAGAAGTACCACGAGAGCCTCAAGGGCGGTGGCGGCGACGGCGGGGGCGGTGGTTCGGATGCGCCGGGTTCCCCGGGTAACGGCAGCGGCGGTGGTGAAGGCGGCGGGGAGCCGCAGTGGTGGAACCCATTCACCTGGTCCGGTGACACCTGGCAAGACGTCGGCGCCATGGCTGCCGGAATTGCCGTCACGATTGCCCTCACCGCTGCCGTAGTTGGGGCGGTCGGTTGCACCGCCGTCACTTTCGGAGTGTGTGGCGCGGTCATCATCGGTGTCGGAATCGCCGCCGGAGCAGCGGGCGCCGCAGTCACCTACGGCCTCCAAGTGGCGAGAAGAGCGCCGAAGGCCTCGGCCAGGCGGTACTGGGAGGTGCCATCGGAGGAGCCATACCCGGCGTCGGCGGCGCACTGGGCAAGGTTCTACCGACTGTGGCGAAACAGCTCGATGGACTCGTGA
- a CDS encoding type II toxin-antitoxin system HicA family toxin: MNARDVNRRIEERGGVVLRQKGSHRFYRVEVDGAIAHTTVPQHAGDIPKGLLAKIQRDMEPALGKGWLR, translated from the coding sequence GTGAATGCGCGCGACGTCAACCGACGAATCGAGGAGCGAGGTGGTGTCGTACTCCGACAGAAGGGGTCACACCGCTTCTACCGCGTCGAGGTTGATGGAGCGATTGCGCATACGACGGTTCCACAACACGCTGGCGACATCCCGAAAGGATTACTCGCCAAGATCCAGCGGGACATGGAGCCTGCACTCGGGAAGGGATGGCTGCGGTGA
- a CDS encoding sec-independent translocase, translated as MSFGLTFDKLLIIGIIAVFLLGPERLPYYASQLARLVRNLRNMANGAKERMRDEMGPDFDDIDWKKLDPRQYDPRRIIRDALVEEDEPKPVVRAPRESAYAQRQRKLREAEAAPFDAEAT; from the coding sequence GTGTCCTTCGGCCTGACCTTCGACAAACTGCTGATCATCGGGATCATCGCTGTCTTTCTGCTCGGGCCTGAGCGTCTGCCCTACTACGCGTCACAGCTCGCTCGACTCGTCCGAAACCTCCGCAACATGGCTAACGGAGCCAAGGAGCGTATGCGCGACGAGATGGGCCCCGACTTCGACGACATCGACTGGAAGAAGCTCGACCCCCGCCAGTACGACCCGCGCCGCATCATCCGCGACGCCCTCGTCGAGGAGGACGAACCGAAACCCGTCGTGCGCGCCCCGCGCGAGTCCGCGTACGCGCAGCGTCAGCGCAAGCTGCGTGAGGCCGAGGCGGCCCCGTTCGACGCGGAGGCTACGTAG
- a CDS encoding O-methyltransferase, whose protein sequence is MSDKKLSLKFAEDSIIEPEVIAAARTHSLELGVEPVTPAVGSHLALLAAATGAKTIIEVGTGVGVSGLWLLRGAPDAVLTTIDIEVDHQQSARQAFADAGIAAKQTRLITGRASDVLPRMNEGSYDIAFIDADSASILDYVQHGLRMVRTGGTVIVAHALWRGRVADPAQRDETVANFRLLLKETLASDAVLSALSPVGDGLLMLTKVGE, encoded by the coding sequence GTGTCAGACAAGAAGCTGAGCCTGAAGTTCGCCGAGGATTCCATCATCGAACCCGAGGTGATCGCTGCCGCGCGCACGCACTCCCTCGAGTTGGGTGTGGAGCCCGTCACCCCCGCCGTCGGGTCGCACCTTGCGCTGCTCGCCGCGGCGACCGGGGCGAAGACCATCATCGAGGTGGGCACGGGTGTCGGCGTGAGCGGCCTGTGGTTGCTGCGCGGAGCACCGGATGCCGTACTCACGACCATCGACATCGAGGTCGACCACCAGCAGTCGGCGCGCCAGGCGTTCGCGGACGCCGGCATCGCGGCCAAGCAGACGCGACTGATCACCGGCCGGGCATCCGACGTACTCCCCCGCATGAATGAGGGCAGCTACGACATCGCCTTCATCGACGCAGACTCCGCATCGATTCTCGACTACGTGCAGCACGGGCTGCGGATGGTGCGCACCGGCGGCACCGTGATCGTCGCGCACGCGCTGTGGCGCGGGCGTGTGGCCGACCCGGCTCAGCGTGATGAGACGGTGGCGAACTTCCGGCTGCTGCTCAAGGAGACCCTGGCATCGGACGCGGTGCTGAGCGCCCTGTCACCTGTCGGTGATGGGCTGTTGATGCTCACGAAGGTGGGCGAGTAA